One region of Triticum aestivum cultivar Chinese Spring chromosome 6B, IWGSC CS RefSeq v2.1, whole genome shotgun sequence genomic DNA includes:
- the LOC123137457 gene encoding H/ACA ribonucleoprotein complex non-core subunit NAF1, translated as MDSEVLAKEVLKDGGGKGEEGSKDEAAVRAEMKEEVEGGGSKGEDQSNGEASVDAEMNSEVSAKVETENGGSKGKEESEAEEEDGESGEATSSSEEEEEEEEESSEASSSSDEEEQRANNHCGVGDMAALIEEGKLMVGINDDDDEEEEEEEEEASKGHINSKHEAEILPPVPKIEVQLEPHHKALPVGTISSIMGERVIVEGSVQHNPLNEGSILWITESRTPLGIVEELFGPVKSPYYLVRYNSVEEVPSGISAGTAVSFVMEFANHILNVKELYTKGYDGSGDNIEDQTDDPEFSDDEKEAEYKRSLRLAKGQTDRQLDSKKRSGDKKRKQPRDAGFHKGIPRTHDVATPAHQSKHRIYRSDMAPVADKSGRSRTSVPIMTPPVTVNPAMASAIQFADQKGGCFPNPSQQFLPQQPNVWPCGFPPSMYPNMGINGAALAANIMQNILSGSNQYQQHYQNQNFGGFFNGIPMTPTQFIPQSGIPVNQMPFGGPQVNPPFGPTSELGMGQGNFGNLGYLAGDQGLPHPGLPNAQGYGRLPSSHGGGGQRPMQFNSGQFNQGSSSFSGRRPQQQGGQHSQGRGSGGHHK; from the exons ATGGATTCTGAGGTTCTGGCGAAAGAGGTACTGAAAGATggaggggggaagggggaggaggggagCAAAGACGAAGCTGCTGTTCGTGCTGAGATGAAAGAGGAAGTGGAAGGTGGAGGAAGTAAGGGGGAGGACCAGAGCAACGGCGAGGCTTCCGTTGATGCTGAGATGAATTCTGAAGTCTCAGCGAAAGTGGAAACGGAGAATGGAGGAAGCAAggggaaggaggagagcgaggCCGAGGAGGAAGATGGGGAATCAGGGGAGGCTACTTCGAgtagtgaggaggaggaggaggaggaggaggagtcaagTGAAGCGTCGTCGAGCAGTGATGAGGAAGAGCAGAGGGCCAATAACCATTGTGGTGTCGGTGACATGGCAGCCCTCATTGAGGAGGGCAAATTGATGGTTGGaatcaatgatgatgatgatgaggaggaggaggaggaggaggaggaagcatcAAAGGGTCATATCAACTCCAAACATGAAGCAGAG ATCCTTCCTCCAGTGCCGAAGATCGAAGTCCAGCTGGAACCACATCATAAGGCACTCCCAGTGGGAACAATTTCATCT ATCATGGGTGAGAGAGTGATTGTTGAAGGGTCAGTGCAACACAATCCCCTGAATGAGGGTTCTATACTCTGGATAACTGAAAGCAGGACACCACTTGGTATTGTTGAGGAATTATTTGGACCAGTAAAAAGCCCATACTATCTCGTGCGGTATAACTCTGTGGAAGAAGTCCCTTCTGGGATTAGTGCTGGAACTGCTGTCTCTTTTGTTATGGAATTTGCAAATCATATCTTAAatgtgaaggagctatacaccaAAGGCTATGATGGATCAGGAGATAATATTGAGGACCAAACAGATGATCCTGAATTCTCTGATGACGAGAAGGAGGCTGAGTACAAAAGATCATTACGGCTGGCAAAAGGGCAGACTGATAGGCAACTTGACTCTAAGAAGCGTTCTGGTGATAAGAAGAGGAAGCAGCCCAGAGATGCTGGATTCCATAAGGGTATACCTAGGACCCATGATGTAGCAACACCAGCTCACCAATCAAAACACCGTATTTATCGCTCAGATATGGCTCCTGTTGCTGATAAGTCAGGACGTTCACGTACGAGTGTACCAATAATGACACCACCAGTCACAGTGAATCCTGCTATGGCATCAGCCATTCAGTTTGCAGACCAGAAAGGTGGCTGCTTCCCTAACCCATCACAGCAGTTCTTACCACAGCAGCCAAATGTTTGGCCTTGTGGGTTTCCACCTTCTATGTACCCGAACATGGGAATTAACGGAGCTGCTCTTGCAGCTAATATTATGCAGAACATACTCAGTGGATCCAATCAATACCAGCAACATTACCAGAATCAGAATTTTGGTGGATTCTTCAATGGAATACCCATGACCCCAACACAGTTTATTCCGCAGAGCGGAATTCCTGTAAATCAAATGCCTTTTGGTGGACCACAAGTAAATCCTCCATTTGGTCCAACATCTGAACTGGGGATGGGGCAGGGGAACTTTGGTAATCTTGGGTACTTGGCCGGGGACCAAGGGCTGCCGCACCCTGGGTTGCCTAATGCTCAGGGATATGGGCGCCTACCATCATCGCATGGAGGTGGTGGTCAGCGTCCTATGCAATTCAATTCTGGGCAGTTTAATCAGGGGAGCTCGTCCTTCTCTGGAAGAAGGCCACAACAACAGGGAGGCCAGCACTCACAGGGGAGAGGTAGTGGCGGGCATCACAAATAG